In Desulfobacterales bacterium, a genomic segment contains:
- a CDS encoding DMT family transporter → MKRFTLYGLMALHVGLSAGTYVFSKKAAVGFSNPEALTLARALGAAVIFLLLSGWAIPKPRFGVKDWMKIIGLGILLVPANQYCFLRGLQYTVPSHPALFYALTPLGVLLMVTTLRRQLPPLEKTIGVLLALAGVVIVLRPWEAGGFASELRSGDFWVLAAVLCWIIYTVAARGMCRDHDPRVVTAWSLIAGALAMTPLAGHALLTLNFAALEAGAWLGLVWLVVITSVTMMLVWNILLRHLEPVAVAICANAQPPATAALSAFLAWTGLLASDQDLGLLFFLGMVLVISGVWLVQRSGPPFWRAFGKVFHPK, encoded by the coding sequence ATGAAGCGGTTTACCCTTTATGGGCTGATGGCCCTTCACGTGGGGCTTTCGGCCGGAACCTACGTCTTCAGCAAAAAGGCGGCTGTCGGATTTTCCAATCCCGAGGCCCTGACCCTGGCTCGCGCCCTGGGGGCGGCCGTCATATTTTTGCTGCTTTCCGGCTGGGCCATCCCAAAACCGCGCTTCGGCGTCAAGGACTGGATGAAGATCATCGGCCTGGGCATCCTGCTCGTCCCGGCCAACCAGTATTGTTTTCTACGGGGGCTTCAATACACCGTGCCCAGCCATCCGGCCCTTTTTTACGCCCTGACCCCCCTGGGGGTGCTGCTGATGGTCACCACCCTGCGGCGCCAATTGCCGCCCCTTGAAAAGACCATCGGGGTTCTGCTGGCGCTGGCCGGTGTGGTCATCGTTCTGCGGCCATGGGAGGCGGGCGGTTTTGCAAGCGAACTGCGCAGCGGTGATTTCTGGGTCCTGGCGGCCGTGCTGTGCTGGATCATATACACGGTTGCCGCCAGGGGGATGTGCCGGGACCACGATCCCCGCGTGGTGACCGCCTGGAGCCTGATTGCCGGCGCACTGGCCATGACGCCCCTGGCCGGGCATGCTCTTTTAACCCTGAACTTTGCGGCCCTTGAAGCCGGCGCCTGGCTGGGACTGGTCTGGCTGGTGGTAATCACCAGCGTCACCATGATGCTGGTCTGGAACATCCTGCTGCGGCACCTGGAGCCCGTGGCCGTCGCCATCTGCGCCAATGCCCAGCCGCCGGCCACGGCCGCACTATCGGCCTTTCTGGCCTGGACCGGGCTGCTGGCCAGCGACCAGGACCTGGGCCTGCTCTTTTTCCTGGGAATGGTTTTGGTCATCAGCGGAGTTTGGCTGGTCCAGCGTTCCGGCCCGCCCTTCTGGCGGGCCTTCGGCAAGGTGTTTCACCCTAAATAA
- a CDS encoding BrnA antitoxin family protein — protein sequence MKKTDKQIPKFSNEDEEREFWAKHSPLDYFEAGRFKKAKFPNLKPSLKSISIRLPEAMLEELKILANKKDVPYQSLAKMFLARQIALERGSLNLLDNR from the coding sequence ATGAAGAAAACGGACAAACAAATTCCGAAGTTTAGCAATGAAGATGAAGAGCGCGAATTTTGGGCTAAACATTCACCGCTTGATTATTTTGAAGCAGGCCGTTTTAAAAAAGCGAAGTTTCCGAACCTAAAACCCTCCCTTAAATCAATTTCAATTCGTCTGCCTGAGGCCATGCTGGAGGAACTCAAAATCCTGGCCAACAAGAAAGATGTACCCTATCAGAGCCTTGCAAAAATGTTTTTGGCGAGACAAATAGCTTTAGAACGGGGATCTTTAAATCTTTTGGATAATAGATAG
- a CDS encoding DUF2284 domain-containing protein: MENRVQIAASRRKILDALIRKQGYRDYKWMDPDQIVVSQWVRMKCMFGCREYGHCAACPPNTPTVAECERFFHEYSDAVILRFPQKVKKPEDRFSWTRKVNLKLLKLEREVFLAGYERAFLLFMDSCCFCKECSGSREACREPRMSRPAPEAMAVDVYSTVRKFGFPISVCTDYSQEMNRYAFLMVS; this comes from the coding sequence ATGGAAAACCGGGTACAAATTGCCGCAAGCCGGCGTAAAATCCTGGATGCGCTCATCAGGAAGCAGGGCTATCGCGACTACAAGTGGATGGACCCCGACCAGATTGTGGTGTCGCAGTGGGTCCGGATGAAGTGCATGTTCGGCTGCCGGGAGTACGGCCACTGTGCCGCCTGTCCCCCCAACACCCCGACCGTGGCGGAATGCGAAAGATTTTTTCACGAATACAGCGATGCCGTTATTTTGCGGTTTCCCCAGAAGGTCAAAAAACCCGAGGACCGCTTTAGCTGGACCCGCAAGGTGAATCTAAAGCTGCTGAAACTGGAGCGGGAGGTGTTTCTGGCCGGGTATGAGCGCGCCTTTCTGCTCTTTATGGACAGCTGCTGCTTTTGCAAGGAGTGCAGCGGCAGCCGTGAAGCGTGCCGGGAGCCGCGCATGTCGCGCCCGGCCCCCGAAGCCATGGCCGTGGATGTGTATTCGACGGTCCGCAAGTTCGGGTTTCCCATTTCGGTGTGTACCGATTATAGTCAGGAAATGAACCGCTACGCCTTTTTAATGGTATCCTAG
- a CDS encoding PIN domain-containing protein yields MTQKLLLIDFENIQKVDLTHLGENIHVTIFVGSSQKSVPIDLVACAQRLGDRVEWQRVEGNGSNALDFYIACHLGRVVEKSPDLHCIVLSKDKGFDPLLRHLNKNGLKCKRINSLLELEPKSAATEEPNYKRVFEVLSKSEKKSRPRRHATLSQHISSMFQKNITQSDVDRIIDILFANNLISESNNTISYEF; encoded by the coding sequence ATGACTCAAAAATTACTTCTCATAGATTTCGAAAACATTCAGAAAGTAGATTTGACCCATCTTGGGGAAAACATCCACGTCACTATCTTTGTCGGGTCGAGCCAGAAGAGTGTGCCAATCGATCTTGTCGCTTGTGCTCAGAGACTTGGCGACCGAGTTGAGTGGCAACGGGTCGAGGGTAACGGCAGCAATGCCCTTGATTTTTACATCGCGTGCCATCTCGGTCGTGTGGTCGAGAAGTCGCCAGACCTTCACTGCATTGTTCTATCAAAAGATAAAGGATTTGATCCGTTGCTTCGGCACTTGAACAAGAATGGCCTGAAATGTAAGCGGATTAACAGCCTGCTTGAACTTGAGCCTAAATCTGCCGCTACGGAAGAACCAAATTACAAGCGGGTTTTTGAAGTGTTAAGCAAATCGGAAAAGAAGTCGCGCCCCCGCAGGCACGCAACGCTGTCTCAGCACATTTCATCAATGTTTCAGAAGAACATTACGCAGAGCGACGTCGACAGGATCATTGATATTCTCTTTGCAAACAATTTGATCTCTGAAAGTAACAATACTATCTCATATGAATTCTGA
- a CDS encoding PIN domain-containing protein has translation MAANKILVDTNILLYAYDQAEPEKQPQALAVLEDLVAEGLGVLSSQILGEFYVNATQKLAPPLTVKEAYERIQNYLLAWEVLDVTGPVVLEAVRGVREHKMAYWDAQIWASARLHQIPTIFSEDFNVGGVIEGVRFVNPLVKNFSTLRWLSE, from the coding sequence ATGGCGGCAAATAAGATACTAGTTGACACCAACATCCTGCTTTATGCTTACGACCAGGCAGAACCGGAGAAACAGCCACAAGCCCTTGCAGTTCTGGAGGATCTGGTAGCAGAGGGGCTGGGCGTTCTCTCGTCTCAGATACTGGGTGAATTTTATGTCAATGCCACCCAGAAACTCGCTCCGCCGCTGACAGTTAAAGAGGCATACGAGCGAATTCAAAACTACCTGCTTGCCTGGGAAGTCCTGGATGTAACGGGACCGGTCGTGCTGGAGGCTGTCCGGGGCGTTCGTGAGCATAAGATGGCCTATTGGGATGCGCAGATTTGGGCATCAGCGCGACTTCACCAAATTCCAACAATTTTTTCTGAAGATTTTAATGTCGGCGGCGTCATTGAAGGCGTCCGTTTTGTGAATCCGCTTGTCAAAAATTTTAGCACGTTGAGGTGGCTATCCGAATAA
- a CDS encoding NUDIX hydrolase: MCSQKTDRNDTFLWLAPFAPPKGYKSVPAGGMCLCVFLFVVKGREVLLGKYREHPAWEKIAGMDEKRVKANQHGFTVPASHLKFGEDPLDAARRIAEEILLLPKGLTYSEPLVQTFYYELSIVPGEMHFDVLFFYDVTLDEDFKTGQPPWYAALEWFDVDVLINQKYARQHEDVVSAWLKKSRKWKATGAADSQDLIDFKK; encoded by the coding sequence ATGTGCTCACAAAAAACAGACCGGAATGACACCTTTTTGTGGCTGGCCCCGTTTGCTCCGCCCAAAGGATATAAAAGTGTGCCGGCAGGCGGGATGTGCCTTTGCGTTTTCCTTTTTGTCGTGAAGGGGCGCGAAGTTCTTCTCGGAAAATACAGAGAGCATCCGGCCTGGGAAAAGATCGCCGGCATGGATGAAAAACGTGTAAAGGCCAACCAGCATGGCTTCACCGTGCCTGCCAGCCACCTGAAATTCGGTGAAGATCCGCTGGACGCCGCCCGGAGGATCGCCGAAGAAATTTTGCTGCTCCCAAAAGGTCTGACGTATTCGGAACCCCTTGTGCAGACTTTTTACTATGAACTGTCCATTGTTCCCGGCGAAATGCATTTTGATGTTCTGTTTTTTTACGATGTTACACTCGATGAAGATTTTAAAACCGGCCAGCCTCCTTGGTATGCAGCGCTGGAATGGTTCGATGTGGATGTTCTCATCAATCAGAAATATGCGCGTCAGCATGAAGATGTGGTATCAGCCTGGCTGAAAAAAAGTAGAAAATGGAAGGCCACAGGGGCAGCTGATAGTCAGGATCTTATAGACTTTAAGAAATAG
- a CDS encoding amidase yields MNAFKEYDTYDALGLAELVQSKQVSPKALCEEAIARIEQINPKINAVVTPMYEEGRRAAAASRPGGPFAGVPVLIKDLAYAYAGVPMTLGSRALKDYVPDHDDEIVVRLKKTGAVIIGKTNTPEFGLLGITEPELFGACRNPWNLDHTPGGSSGGSAAAVAAGMVPLATGGDGGGSIRIPAACCGLFGFKPSRGRNPTGPDYGQVWQGAVQNHVLTRSVRDSAAMLDAFQGPDIGAPYEIRPPDGPYLAEAGKDPGRMKIAFNTQSPIGRPVHPECIRAVENTAKLLQELGHDVTEDRPDIDGKGLVRSFLTLYFGETAADIEELEIILKRKAGPGDVELLTWTLGLLGRSFSAGYMVTALRRWDRAARAMGRFFQRYDLYLTPTTAFPPAKIGELQPKPVEVLLMKTVSTLKLGWLLKRADFVDQMAQQSLERTPFTQLANLTGLPAMTVPLHWTSDNLPCGSQFMGPFGAEDTLFRLAGQLEKAQPWFDKRPPVSADS; encoded by the coding sequence ATGAATGCATTCAAGGAATACGACACTTACGACGCATTGGGTCTGGCCGAGCTGGTTCAAAGCAAACAGGTAAGCCCGAAGGCGCTCTGCGAAGAGGCCATCGCCAGAATCGAGCAGATCAACCCCAAGATAAACGCGGTGGTCACCCCCATGTACGAAGAGGGCCGCCGGGCGGCGGCAGCCTCCCGGCCCGGGGGGCCCTTTGCCGGCGTTCCTGTCCTGATCAAAGACCTGGCCTATGCCTATGCCGGCGTACCCATGACTTTGGGCAGCCGGGCGCTTAAAGATTATGTTCCCGATCATGACGACGAAATCGTTGTGCGCCTGAAAAAAACCGGCGCGGTAATCATCGGCAAGACCAACACCCCGGAATTCGGCCTTCTGGGAATCACCGAGCCGGAACTTTTCGGCGCCTGCCGCAACCCCTGGAATCTTGACCATACACCCGGGGGCTCCAGCGGCGGCTCGGCGGCAGCGGTGGCCGCCGGCATGGTGCCGCTGGCCACCGGCGGCGACGGCGGCGGGTCCATCCGCATCCCCGCGGCGTGCTGCGGGCTGTTCGGCTTCAAGCCCAGCCGGGGACGCAATCCCACCGGCCCGGATTACGGACAGGTGTGGCAGGGGGCGGTCCAGAATCATGTCCTTACCCGCTCGGTCAGGGACAGCGCCGCCATGCTGGATGCGTTTCAGGGCCCGGATATCGGCGCGCCCTATGAAATCCGGCCGCCTGACGGGCCGTATCTGGCGGAGGCGGGCAAAGACCCCGGCCGAATGAAGATCGCATTTAACACCCAATCTCCCATCGGCAGGCCGGTTCACCCGGAATGCATCCGGGCCGTGGAAAATACCGCCAAACTGCTGCAGGAGCTGGGACACGATGTAACGGAGGACCGGCCGGACATTGACGGAAAAGGCCTGGTCCGGAGCTTTCTTACCTTATATTTCGGCGAAACGGCTGCCGACATCGAAGAGCTGGAAATAATTTTAAAGCGTAAGGCCGGACCAGGGGATGTCGAGCTGTTAACCTGGACACTGGGTCTACTGGGCCGCAGCTTTTCAGCCGGGTATATGGTAACGGCGCTGCGCCGCTGGGACCGGGCTGCCCGGGCCATGGGACGCTTTTTCCAGAGGTATGATCTTTATTTGACGCCCACCACAGCCTTTCCGCCGGCCAAAATCGGCGAACTTCAGCCCAAACCCGTAGAGGTTTTATTAATGAAAACGGTCAGCACCCTGAAACTGGGGTGGTTGTTAAAACGGGCGGACTTCGTGGACCAGATGGCGCAGCAGAGCCTGGAGCGGACCCCCTTTACCCAGCTGGCCAACCTGACCGGGCTGCCGGCCATGACCGTGCCGCTCCACTGGACATCGGACAATCTGCCCTGCGGGTCGCAGTTCATGGGACCTTTCGGCGCGGAAGATACCCTGTTCCGGCTGGCCGGGCAACTGGAGAAAGCCCAGCCCTGGTTTGACAAACGGCCGCCGGTTTCAGCAGACAGCTAA
- a CDS encoding caspase family protein, with the protein MRFRSFFCVFLTILLASCMTATPNLHVVVGETRMSLTQSAPIARGADISPDGKYLLTGGMDGFTYWDISRGVLISRYSAKLPQIMGTLLTTGLIPVAFASGGRHALSGGEELNLWDLSSGRLIRKIGNDPAESIGVSADGKRVLICDPAEFTFREDKMVLYDARSGAKIAEWNAGHGGGIIALSPDGNYAMSTGGGGRKAVEADRGTISLWDVSRGALVRTFAGTGANKGLGHAVLAMAFSANGKYALSGGTDGSVRLWDIASGVELKTIQGHAGSVGTKAVAFSPDGRWIHSVGGSDGLAKLWDISSGSLFRAFKVSDDRFVDIRRFGGIVNGWVSFTPDSKRIIFMGSDASFRIFDVTTGDEIATLVLFDDGEWLVVAPEGYYNASSKGAQYLKVNYEGRDYSVDQFYDVFYRPDIVAAKLRGDDIKDLITITMKDAAKSPPPVVDISPVSVSAASPTAKVCYQINSTGGGIGEVRLFHNGKLIESDGYYKDIVRTTSEKTQLATLNSRAIYADMRSIKINEKVDIGPVSAGSKGEVFKDCREIEAVSGENEISVTAFNRENTVQGYMKTAKFNARIAGEEPRLYILTIGIDRYKDDTINLKYAVKDSNDIEERLVKQAETLYPSRNIHRTVLANADATRSNITDTIGSLSKQIRPNDSFIFFAAGHGILLQNQYYMLTHDYDGMIRPDAMLSSNEIVEMSKKIKSLSQLLIFDTCHAGGIDYIVSGLYDARMSVLAKKMGLHLYASANSKEAALDGYRGNGLFTHTLLDGLSNKQAADRNQDGAVSLTELGVYSKQATTDISKTIGHPQTPLIINFGKDSPVYRLK; encoded by the coding sequence ATGCGTTTCAGGTCTTTTTTCTGTGTCTTTCTGACGATACTCCTGGCATCCTGCATGACGGCGACCCCCAATCTCCATGTCGTCGTCGGCGAAACGCGTATGAGCCTGACGCAATCGGCACCTATTGCAAGAGGAGCGGATATTTCTCCAGACGGAAAATATCTGTTGACCGGAGGAATGGACGGTTTCACATATTGGGATATTTCGAGAGGCGTGCTGATCAGCAGGTACTCGGCGAAGCTTCCCCAAATCATGGGCACCTTGCTGACAACGGGTCTGATTCCCGTCGCCTTTGCTTCAGGCGGCCGGCACGCCTTGTCCGGCGGGGAAGAGCTAAACTTGTGGGATCTGTCATCGGGCAGACTCATCAGGAAAATAGGGAACGACCCTGCGGAAAGCATCGGTGTGTCGGCGGACGGGAAAAGGGTATTGATATGCGATCCAGCGGAATTCACCTTCCGTGAGGACAAGATGGTCCTTTATGACGCACGGAGCGGCGCCAAGATAGCCGAATGGAATGCCGGGCATGGCGGCGGCATCATCGCGCTTTCACCCGACGGGAACTATGCGATGTCCACAGGGGGCGGCGGCCGCAAAGCGGTGGAAGCCGACAGGGGAACCATAAGTCTGTGGGATGTATCCAGGGGGGCGCTTGTCCGCACCTTTGCGGGCACAGGAGCAAATAAGGGTTTGGGACATGCCGTCCTGGCAATGGCTTTCTCAGCGAATGGAAAATACGCACTTTCGGGAGGGACAGACGGATCGGTACGGCTTTGGGATATCGCTTCCGGAGTGGAATTGAAAACCATACAGGGCCACGCCGGGAGCGTGGGAACCAAGGCGGTGGCCTTTTCTCCCGACGGCAGGTGGATTCATTCCGTCGGCGGATCGGACGGTCTTGCCAAGCTGTGGGATATCTCTTCCGGATCACTGTTCAGGGCATTCAAGGTTTCCGACGACCGCTTTGTCGATATCAGACGATTCGGCGGGATCGTCAACGGCTGGGTCTCCTTCACACCGGACAGCAAGCGGATCATTTTCATGGGATCGGACGCCTCGTTCAGGATCTTCGACGTCACGACGGGCGACGAAATCGCCACGCTGGTTTTGTTTGACGACGGCGAATGGCTGGTGGTTGCACCGGAAGGCTATTACAACGCCTCATCGAAAGGTGCGCAATACCTGAAGGTCAACTATGAGGGGAGAGATTACAGCGTAGACCAGTTCTACGACGTTTTCTATCGCCCGGATATTGTGGCGGCAAAATTGAGGGGAGATGACATAAAAGACCTGATCACGATCACGATGAAGGACGCCGCCAAAAGCCCGCCGCCGGTGGTTGACATCAGCCCGGTCTCGGTATCTGCCGCATCTCCGACGGCCAAGGTCTGTTACCAGATCAACAGCACGGGCGGCGGCATCGGCGAAGTCAGATTGTTCCATAACGGCAAGCTGATTGAATCGGACGGCTATTATAAGGACATCGTCCGGACAACCTCTGAAAAAACGCAGTTGGCGACCCTCAACAGCCGGGCGATCTATGCGGATATGCGCAGCATCAAAATAAACGAAAAGGTCGACATCGGCCCGGTATCGGCAGGATCAAAAGGAGAGGTGTTCAAAGACTGCAGGGAAATCGAGGCTGTTTCAGGAGAAAACGAGATCAGCGTAACCGCCTTTAACAGGGAAAACACGGTCCAGGGATATATGAAGACGGCAAAATTCAATGCCCGGATAGCGGGAGAAGAACCCCGTCTGTATATCCTCACCATCGGCATCGACCGCTACAAAGACGATACCATCAACCTCAAGTATGCCGTAAAAGATTCAAATGACATTGAAGAAAGGCTTGTCAAACAAGCAGAGACCCTTTACCCCTCCCGGAACATCCACCGCACCGTTCTCGCCAATGCCGATGCGACCCGGTCAAACATAACGGACACGATCGGCAGCCTTTCAAAACAGATAAGGCCCAATGACAGTTTTATTTTCTTTGCAGCCGGCCATGGCATCCTTCTTCAGAACCAGTACTACATGCTCACCCACGACTACGACGGCATGATAAGGCCGGACGCCATGCTCAGTTCGAACGAGATCGTCGAGATGTCAAAGAAGATTAAATCCCTCTCTCAGCTGCTAATCTTCGATACCTGCCATGCGGGCGGGATCGACTATATCGTCAGCGGGTTGTATGATGCGCGGATGTCGGTTCTTGCCAAAAAGATGGGGCTGCACCTGTATGCATCTGCGAATTCAAAAGAGGCGGCCCTGGACGGTTACCGGGGCAACGGGCTTTTCACCCACACGCTGCTGGACGGCCTGAGTAACAAGCAGGCGGCGGACCGCAACCAGGACGGGGCGGTCAGTCTGACAGAACTTGGCGTATACTCGAAACAGGCCACAACAGACATATCAAAAACAATCGGGCACCCGCAGACGCCCCTGATCATCAATTTCGGAAAGGATTCCCCTGTCTACCGACTGAAGTGA
- a CDS encoding flavin reductase family protein, protein MKTVDYMGVADDAVKKIKKGAFLTVKSENGLNTMTIGWATFGFVWRKPIMMVAVRLTRHTFGIIEAAKDFTVTIPLGDMGKAVAFCGSKSGRDYDKFKECNLKTAKSRQVDSPVIATKGRHYECKIVYKSAMDPSHLDKDYDQFLYPEKDYHTLYFGEILECYETD, encoded by the coding sequence ATGAAAACTGTGGATTATATGGGCGTTGCGGACGATGCCGTCAAAAAGATCAAAAAGGGAGCATTTTTGACCGTAAAATCCGAAAACGGACTGAACACCATGACGATTGGGTGGGCAACCTTTGGCTTTGTCTGGCGAAAACCCATCATGATGGTGGCCGTGCGGCTTACCCGGCATACCTTTGGGATCATTGAAGCGGCCAAGGATTTTACGGTCACGATCCCCCTGGGAGATATGGGCAAAGCGGTTGCCTTTTGCGGTTCGAAGTCCGGGCGCGATTATGATAAATTCAAGGAATGCAACCTTAAAACCGCCAAGAGCCGCCAGGTGGACTCCCCCGTTATCGCCACCAAAGGGCGCCACTACGAGTGCAAGATTGTTTATAAATCCGCCATGGATCCGTCCCATCTGGACAAAGACTATGATCAGTTCCTTTATCCGGAAAAAGATTACCACACCCTATACTTCGGGGAAATTCTGGAATGCTACGAAACCGACTGA